In Trichocoleus desertorum NBK24, the following are encoded in one genomic region:
- a CDS encoding ATP-binding protein: MTSSADSKFSLTELTELVPATDNPEYLQGLGSELVFTQTVTGEYLSFYWQEAEHFGLTPEQLVGRGLGEGFGPAALNPYLGRVRRVLDYLTPDRFTYPFRFGDQYLLFDLIVSPILTPSGIATTALVMGKRLSTSGRDQAVTVEIDPPHYQAPNSDRYQKLLTQIAWNIRRTLDLETIWQQTVSGLGKALGVSRCIICPYEGGSSAVQVVAEFCQDSAPAMLGQTLKIAEEVHFKQALTLLEPILLEQSANTMHIFNGAYSGQEASHAGNCSTAQVLEGPKQSILMVATCYQDQPNGLICLYQCDRPRMWSEAEIDLVRELADQVGTAIAHATLFAASQNLATQLQKVNEDLVQKHRELEEASQQAAEASRLKSEFLANTSHELRTPLNGMIGFLKLVMDDMVDDPQEQHEFIEEAYHCAIHLMQVINDILDIARIEAGKMQLELSPVNLNELLAAVENFSQRQIQAQQKNLNFEISLPPTYDQIILEGNYQRLLQVMLNLVGNAIKFTHEGGITISAEVVKKKITVQNNERPGMVKIRVADTGIGVSLDKQDKLFQSFSQVDGSRTRQYGGTGLGLAISQRLVEAMGGVVNFYSLGEGLGSTVTFDVPLFQEPIMSTTPLNESVDILVERLP, from the coding sequence ATGACCTCTTCCGCCGACTCTAAATTTTCATTAACGGAACTAACAGAATTAGTACCTGCTACTGATAACCCTGAATATTTGCAGGGGCTAGGGTCTGAATTGGTATTTACCCAGACGGTAACAGGGGAATACCTTTCGTTTTATTGGCAGGAAGCTGAGCACTTTGGGCTTACACCAGAGCAACTGGTAGGTCGTGGTCTAGGAGAAGGATTTGGACCAGCGGCGCTCAATCCTTATTTAGGAAGGGTACGACGAGTTTTAGACTATTTAACCCCCGATCGCTTTACCTATCCGTTTCGCTTTGGCGATCAGTATCTATTGTTCGACTTAATTGTAAGTCCTATCCTCACTCCCAGCGGCATCGCTACAACCGCTTTGGTGATGGGTAAACGACTCTCTACTTCTGGCCGGGATCAGGCAGTCACTGTCGAAATAGACCCACCCCACTACCAGGCCCCTAATTCCGATCGCTATCAAAAATTACTCACCCAAATCGCCTGGAATATCCGGCGTACCCTTGACCTAGAAACGATTTGGCAGCAAACGGTGAGTGGTCTGGGCAAAGCTTTAGGCGTGAGTCGTTGCATCATCTGTCCTTACGAAGGCGGCAGTTCTGCTGTGCAAGTGGTGGCAGAATTTTGCCAGGACTCCGCTCCCGCCATGCTAGGACAAACCCTAAAAATTGCTGAGGAAGTTCACTTTAAGCAGGCGCTGACTCTACTAGAGCCAATTTTGTTAGAGCAAAGCGCCAATACAATGCATATCTTCAATGGCGCTTATAGCGGTCAAGAGGCAAGTCACGCGGGCAACTGTTCCACAGCGCAAGTTCTAGAGGGGCCAAAGCAATCCATTTTAATGGTCGCCACCTGCTACCAAGACCAGCCAAACGGTTTAATTTGCTTGTATCAGTGCGATCGCCCTCGGATGTGGAGCGAAGCTGAAATTGACCTAGTGCGAGAGCTGGCTGACCAAGTGGGTACCGCGATCGCCCACGCCACACTATTTGCAGCGAGTCAGAATTTAGCCACCCAGCTTCAAAAAGTCAACGAAGATTTAGTCCAGAAACATCGCGAGCTAGAAGAAGCCAGTCAACAAGCAGCAGAAGCATCGCGTCTCAAAAGTGAGTTCTTAGCCAATACATCCCATGAACTCCGGACTCCGCTAAATGGCATGATCGGCTTCCTCAAGCTGGTGATGGATGACATGGTCGATGATCCACAAGAGCAGCACGAATTTATCGAGGAAGCTTATCACTGTGCCATTCATTTGATGCAAGTGATCAATGACATCCTCGACATTGCCAGAATCGAGGCTGGCAAGATGCAGCTAGAGTTAAGCCCTGTCAACCTCAACGAACTGCTGGCCGCAGTCGAAAACTTTTCGCAAAGACAAATTCAAGCCCAACAGAAAAACCTAAATTTCGAAATCAGCTTACCTCCTACTTACGACCAAATTATTTTGGAAGGTAACTATCAGCGCTTGCTGCAAGTGATGCTGAACTTAGTGGGTAATGCGATCAAATTCACCCATGAAGGCGGCATTACCATCAGCGCTGAAGTGGTGAAGAAGAAAATTACAGTGCAAAATAATGAACGGCCCGGAATGGTCAAGATTCGGGTGGCCGACACAGGCATTGGGGTTTCTCTCGACAAACAAGATAAATTGTTCCAATCCTTTAGTCAGGTAGACGGTTCCCGCACCCGCCAATATGGGGGTACAGGTTTAGGACTCGCCATTTCGCAGCGATTGGTCGAAGCAATGGGTGGAGTCGTCAACTTCTACAGCTTGGGTGAAGGATTAGGCTCAACGGTCACCTTTGATGTCCCTCTATTTCAAGAACCGATTATGAGCACGACTCCTTTGAATGAGTCCGTAGACATCTTGGTAGAGCGATTACCCTAA
- a CDS encoding NifU family protein → MAETLALTSENVEKVLDELRPYLISDGGNVELVDIDGPVVKLRLQGACGSCPSSTMTLRMGIERRLREFIPEIADVEQVM, encoded by the coding sequence ATGGCTGAAACTCTAGCGTTAACCTCAGAAAACGTAGAAAAAGTACTGGATGAACTGCGTCCCTACTTGATCTCAGATGGCGGCAACGTCGAACTTGTCGATATTGATGGGCCAGTTGTCAAGCTACGGCTTCAAGGCGCTTGTGGCTCTTGCCCCAGTTCTACCATGACGCTTCGCATGGGTATTGAGCGGCGCTTGCGGGAGTTTATTCCAGAAATTGCTGACGTTGAACAAGTCATGTAA
- a CDS encoding glycoside hydrolase, protein MTYPLYVAFIWHQHQPLYKSRVAGQYRLPWVRLHGTKDYLDLVLLLERYPKLHQTVNLVPSLILQIEDYVAGQAFDPYLSAALLPTEQLTREQKEFIVGHFFDANHHTLIDPHPRYAELYGQRQEQGEAWCLENWGLQDYSDLLAWHNLAWIDPLFWDDPDIAQWLKQGRNFTIGDRQRIYSKQREILSRIIPQHRKMQEAGQLEVTTSPYTHPILPLLADTDAGRVAVSNMKLPEQRFQWAEDIPRHLQKSWDLYLDRFGQAPRGLWPSEQSVSPEILPHVAKQGFNWLCSDEAVLGWTLKHFFHRDGMGNVHEPELLYRPYRLETPNGDLAIVFRDHRLSDLIGFTYSAMEPKRAAADLVGHLEAIARSLKKRQSSGSTALEKPWLVTIALDGENCWEFYQQDGKPFLEAFYQTLSNDQDIKLVTVSEFVEKFPPTETIPAAQLHSGSWVDGSFTTWIGDPAKNRAWDLLTEARQVLANHPEATEESNPAAWEALYAAEGSDWFWWFGEGHSSNQDAIFDQLFREHLCAIYQALDEPVPSHLYRPIEIHEAQGDHRPQGFIHPVIDGQGDEQDWDKAGRIEVGGARGTMHRSSAMQRLWYGVDHLNFYLRLDFQVGMQAGIGRSPELNLLWFYANQTMHNSPAPIADLPDEAPLNYLFHDHLSINLMTESLWFQQAGEHYQWHPRPSRAQVRIDKCLELAVPWADLPAKPDWSLRVVLVLSDGGRYHSYVPEEALIPFDVP, encoded by the coding sequence ATGACTTATCCTCTCTACGTCGCTTTCATCTGGCATCAGCATCAGCCGTTGTACAAGTCGCGAGTGGCGGGGCAGTACCGTCTACCTTGGGTGCGATTGCATGGTACGAAAGATTATCTCGATCTAGTACTACTGCTGGAGCGCTACCCCAAGCTGCATCAAACGGTTAATTTAGTGCCGTCGCTGATTCTGCAAATTGAAGATTATGTGGCAGGACAGGCATTTGATCCTTATCTCTCCGCCGCTTTGTTGCCCACAGAGCAACTGACGCGGGAGCAAAAAGAATTTATTGTGGGGCATTTTTTTGATGCCAACCACCATACGTTGATCGATCCCCATCCCCGCTATGCTGAGCTATACGGTCAGCGGCAGGAGCAAGGGGAGGCATGGTGTCTAGAAAACTGGGGCTTGCAAGACTATAGTGACCTGCTAGCTTGGCACAATTTAGCTTGGATTGACCCCCTGTTTTGGGATGACCCGGATATTGCTCAATGGCTGAAGCAGGGCCGCAACTTTACCATTGGCGATCGCCAGCGCATTTACTCCAAGCAACGCGAAATTCTCAGCCGCATTATTCCGCAGCACCGCAAAATGCAGGAAGCAGGGCAGTTAGAAGTAACGACTTCGCCCTACACTCACCCGATTCTGCCTTTGCTAGCCGACACCGATGCTGGACGAGTGGCAGTTTCCAATATGAAGTTGCCAGAGCAGCGATTCCAGTGGGCTGAAGATATTCCACGCCATTTACAGAAATCCTGGGATTTGTATCTCGATCGCTTTGGGCAAGCTCCCCGTGGGTTATGGCCCTCCGAGCAGTCGGTCAGTCCAGAGATTTTGCCTCATGTGGCTAAGCAAGGATTTAACTGGTTGTGCTCCGATGAAGCTGTATTGGGTTGGACACTGAAGCACTTCTTCCATCGCGATGGTATGGGCAACGTCCATGAGCCAGAACTCTTGTACCGACCATATCGCCTAGAAACTCCAAATGGTGACTTGGCGATCGTATTCAGAGACCACCGTTTGTCTGACTTGATTGGCTTTACTTACAGCGCTATGGAGCCGAAGCGGGCCGCCGCTGATCTGGTGGGGCACTTGGAGGCGATCGCGCGATCGCTGAAGAAACGCCAATCGAGTGGCAGCACAGCTCTAGAAAAACCTTGGCTGGTCACGATCGCTTTGGATGGCGAAAACTGCTGGGAGTTCTATCAACAAGATGGCAAGCCATTCTTAGAAGCCTTCTATCAAACCCTGAGTAACGACCAAGACATTAAATTGGTCACGGTTTCTGAGTTTGTCGAGAAATTCCCGCCCACGGAGACCATACCAGCGGCTCAGCTCCACAGCGGCTCTTGGGTAGACGGTAGCTTCACGACTTGGATTGGTGACCCCGCGAAAAACCGGGCTTGGGATCTGCTCACCGAAGCTCGCCAAGTGCTAGCCAACCACCCTGAAGCCACCGAGGAAAGCAACCCCGCCGCATGGGAAGCGCTTTACGCCGCTGAAGGCTCAGATTGGTTTTGGTGGTTTGGCGAGGGGCATTCATCCAATCAAGACGCCATTTTTGACCAACTCTTCCGCGAACACTTGTGTGCCATTTACCAAGCTCTGGATGAGCCAGTGCCGTCCCACTTGTACCGTCCCATTGAGATCCATGAGGCGCAAGGCGATCACCGTCCTCAGGGCTTTATCCACCCAGTTATTGATGGGCAAGGCGATGAGCAAGATTGGGATAAAGCGGGTCGGATTGAAGTGGGGGGAGCCAGAGGCACAATGCACCGCAGCAGCGCCATGCAGCGTCTTTGGTATGGGGTTGATCACTTAAATTTCTACTTGCGGCTAGACTTCCAGGTTGGAATGCAGGCTGGTATTGGGCGATCGCCAGAACTGAATTTGCTGTGGTTTTATGCCAACCAAACCATGCACAACAGCCCAGCACCGATTGCAGACTTACCTGATGAGGCACCCTTAAATTATTTGTTTCACGACCATCTCAGCATCAATTTAATGACTGAATCCCTCTGGTTTCAGCAAGCTGGAGAGCATTACCAATGGCATCCCCGTCCTAGCCGTGCCCAAGTTAGGATCGACAAGTGCTTGGAATTGGCAGTGCCTTGGGCCGACTTACCTGCTAAACCAGACTGGTCGCTAAGGGTAGTACTAGTGCTCTCCGATGGAGGCCGCTACCACAGCTACGTCCCAGAAGAAGCATTGATTCCGTTTGACGTGCCTTAA
- the serS gene encoding serine--tRNA ligase: MLDLKQIRENPQAVQERLNRRSGSFDIQPILQLDQQQREIEKERSQLQARGNEIGKLVGQKIKAGSDPKGSEIQELREEGNQIKIKLSNLEPQEKELKAQIESLLLTLPNLPSDSTPVGQSEEENVEVRRWGDEYKPQNPEILPHWEIGEKLGILNTERSTKVAQSRFVTLIGAGAALERALIQFMLDRQTEAGYLEVIPPFLINSESLTATGQLPKFAEESFKCESDDLWLAPTAEVPVTNLYRDEILAAEQLPIHHCAYTPCFRREAGSYGRDTRGLIRLHQFNKVELVKLVHPSTSEQEHQALVQNAEAILQALKLPYRVIELCTGDLGFGAAKCYDLEVWLPASGKYREISSCSNFLDFQARRGNIRFKEAGQKGTQLVHTLNGSGLAVGRTMAAVLENYQQPDGTVRLPEVLQTYLRREVL; the protein is encoded by the coding sequence GTGCTTGATCTGAAGCAGATCCGGGAAAATCCACAAGCAGTCCAAGAACGCCTGAATCGCCGATCGGGCAGTTTTGACATTCAGCCGATTCTGCAATTGGATCAACAACAACGGGAAATTGAGAAGGAGCGATCGCAGCTTCAGGCTCGTGGCAACGAAATTGGCAAACTCGTCGGACAAAAAATCAAGGCGGGCAGCGACCCCAAAGGTTCAGAAATTCAAGAATTGCGGGAAGAAGGCAACCAAATCAAGATCAAGCTCAGCAATTTAGAGCCGCAGGAAAAAGAACTGAAAGCTCAGATTGAATCGTTGCTACTCACCCTGCCCAACTTGCCCAGCGACTCTACCCCCGTGGGCCAGAGCGAAGAAGAAAACGTCGAAGTGCGGCGTTGGGGTGACGAATACAAGCCTCAGAACCCTGAAATTTTGCCCCACTGGGAGATCGGCGAAAAACTGGGCATTCTCAACACCGAGCGATCGACTAAAGTAGCGCAAAGCCGTTTCGTGACATTGATTGGGGCTGGAGCTGCATTGGAGCGGGCTTTGATTCAGTTCATGCTCGATCGCCAAACTGAAGCGGGTTATCTAGAGGTAATTCCGCCGTTCTTGATCAATAGCGAATCGCTGACCGCTACAGGACAACTGCCCAAGTTTGCTGAAGAGAGTTTCAAGTGCGAGTCAGATGATCTTTGGCTAGCTCCCACAGCCGAAGTTCCTGTGACCAACCTCTACCGCGATGAAATTCTGGCGGCGGAGCAATTACCCATCCATCACTGTGCTTACACACCTTGCTTTCGTCGGGAGGCAGGCAGCTATGGGCGGGACACACGCGGCTTAATTCGTCTGCACCAATTTAACAAAGTGGAATTGGTGAAACTGGTGCATCCCAGCACGTCAGAGCAGGAGCATCAAGCTCTGGTGCAAAATGCCGAGGCGATCTTGCAAGCGCTGAAGCTACCTTATCGAGTGATTGAGCTTTGCACTGGGGACTTAGGGTTTGGAGCCGCCAAGTGCTACGACCTAGAAGTCTGGTTGCCAGCTTCGGGTAAATATCGTGAAATCTCTAGCTGCTCTAACTTCCTAGATTTCCAAGCCCGACGCGGCAATATTCGCTTTAAGGAGGCAGGTCAAAAGGGTACCCAACTGGTTCACACCCTAAATGGCTCTGGATTAGCGGTCGGACGGACGATGGCCGCAGTCCTAGAAAATTACCAGCAACCAGACGGTACAGTCCGTCTACCCGAAGTGTTACAAACCTACCTCCGGCGAGAGGTTCTCTAA
- the rseP gene encoding RIP metalloprotease RseP, producing the protein MSVLAAIAVLALLIVVHELGHFTAARAQGIHVNRFSLGFGPVLWKYQGPETEYAIRAFPLGGFVGFPDDDPESEIPPEDPNLLRNRPVLDRAIVISAGVIANLIFAYFLLVGQVAAVGTPEFNYQPGVAVPKVAAEVSSAAAKAGIKPGDIILSVNNRELNASKQAIQILMEEIQTHPNEALPITVQRSGETLSLSVKPDLSPEGKGRIGVQLAPNAELKRRRATNILEAFSTGAREFQRIVVLTVQGFGQLIRNFGETAEQVSGPVAIVALGANIARSDAANLFQFAALISINLAIINILPLPALDGGQLAFLLIEGLRGKPLPTRIQDGVMQTGLMLLLGLGIFLIIRDTVNLIDVQKLLQP; encoded by the coding sequence ATGTCAGTTTTGGCGGCGATCGCAGTCTTAGCACTCTTGATTGTGGTCCATGAGTTGGGTCACTTCACCGCAGCGCGGGCTCAAGGCATCCACGTGAATCGCTTTTCCTTAGGGTTTGGTCCCGTTCTGTGGAAATATCAAGGGCCAGAAACTGAATATGCCATTCGGGCGTTTCCCTTGGGTGGGTTTGTCGGCTTTCCGGATGATGATCCGGAGAGTGAAATTCCCCCGGAAGACCCGAACTTGCTGCGAAATCGCCCCGTACTCGATCGGGCGATCGTGATTAGTGCGGGCGTAATTGCCAATCTCATTTTTGCTTACTTCTTGCTGGTCGGTCAGGTCGCCGCAGTGGGTACTCCAGAGTTTAACTACCAACCAGGAGTAGCAGTGCCCAAAGTTGCCGCAGAAGTGAGTTCAGCAGCAGCAAAAGCAGGCATCAAACCCGGAGATATCATCCTGAGCGTCAACAATCGCGAACTGAATGCTTCTAAGCAAGCCATCCAGATCTTGATGGAAGAGATCCAAACTCACCCCAATGAAGCGCTCCCCATCACCGTGCAACGCAGCGGTGAAACGTTGTCCTTGAGCGTCAAGCCTGACCTAAGCCCAGAAGGAAAAGGTCGCATTGGAGTCCAACTCGCGCCCAATGCTGAGTTGAAGCGCCGTCGGGCCACTAATATTTTGGAAGCCTTTAGCACGGGTGCGCGTGAATTTCAACGCATCGTAGTTTTGACGGTGCAAGGTTTTGGCCAGTTAATTCGCAACTTTGGTGAGACCGCAGAGCAAGTTTCTGGCCCAGTGGCGATCGTAGCCCTAGGTGCCAATATTGCTCGTTCAGACGCAGCCAATTTATTTCAATTTGCTGCTCTGATCAGCATCAACCTCGCCATCATCAATATCCTGCCCTTACCTGCCCTAGATGGCGGCCAGTTGGCATTTTTGCTGATTGAAGGACTGCGAGGCAAACCCTTACCGACCAGGATTCAAGATGGGGTGATGCAAACGGGGCTAATGCTCTTGCTAGGCTTAGGCATCTTCTTGATTATTCGGGATACCGTCAACCTAATCGATGTTCAAAAGCTATTGCAGCCCTAG